From the genome of Candidatus Cloacimonadota bacterium, one region includes:
- a CDS encoding LysM peptidoglycan-binding domain-containing protein, protein MREKMIKKIIVVLIIILLTSCSINRIFEKNEIEQKQVENPSVASFTEFIQTTEDSLNNEILLKNNEIDSLYAVIEEMNFSVDSLMQALEISNSRVLVNADFQIPDSIIFAGRKFDLRNERLSHKFEKIFNLEVQSAHKFIPRSGKYFAIFDSIFSMHKIPLDIKYLAIAESRLSLMATSRVGAAGIWQFMKGTAKGFGLKIDSFVDERRDVFKSTVAAAKLLKNNYDHLSKLGANDWLLAMSAYNAGAGSISRVIKEQGGTDFFELIMKADETHNFVWRAVAIKMIFENEEEIFGKKFEREKPLLELVRKENIKLKGHYKIDDWANAQGTTVGKIWEFNPWIKIYKRARKKYSPINDVILPPGNFTILVPKNGKKNLNELAAIKRKFLVKNAGYFTHHTVKKGDTLYDIAKKYKTTVYKIKSLNGLKSNIIRPGQKLKLYGSLKDSSKEYYVVKKGDTLSGIARKCNTSISKIKSINGLKSSTIYPGQKLYY, encoded by the coding sequence ATGAGAGAAAAAATGATAAAAAAAATAATTGTTGTTTTGATAATTATATTACTAACGAGTTGCTCCATAAATCGAATTTTCGAGAAAAATGAGATTGAACAAAAACAGGTTGAAAATCCATCAGTCGCTTCTTTTACGGAATTCATTCAGACAACTGAAGATTCTCTTAACAACGAAATATTGCTCAAAAATAATGAGATCGATTCTCTTTATGCAGTGATCGAAGAGATGAATTTTTCAGTTGATTCTTTGATGCAGGCTCTGGAGATTTCCAATAGTCGAGTTTTGGTAAATGCAGATTTTCAGATTCCGGATTCCATTATTTTTGCAGGTAGGAAGTTCGATTTGAGAAATGAAAGACTTTCCCACAAATTTGAGAAGATATTTAATCTCGAAGTACAGTCTGCTCATAAATTCATTCCCAGAAGCGGAAAATATTTTGCGATCTTTGATTCCATCTTTTCTATGCACAAAATTCCTCTCGATATAAAATACCTGGCAATTGCCGAAAGTCGTTTAAGCTTGATGGCAACTTCGCGGGTTGGAGCAGCAGGGATCTGGCAGTTTATGAAAGGAACTGCAAAAGGATTTGGATTGAAGATCGATTCTTTTGTCGATGAACGGAGAGATGTTTTCAAATCGACAGTAGCTGCTGCCAAACTTCTGAAAAATAATTACGACCATTTATCCAAATTAGGTGCTAATGATTGGCTACTGGCAATGAGTGCGTATAATGCCGGAGCTGGAAGCATTTCACGGGTGATCAAAGAGCAGGGAGGAACAGATTTTTTTGAATTGATCATGAAAGCGGATGAAACTCATAATTTTGTCTGGCGAGCAGTTGCGATCAAAATGATATTTGAAAATGAAGAGGAAATCTTCGGGAAAAAATTTGAGCGGGAAAAACCACTTTTAGAATTGGTCAGGAAAGAAAATATCAAACTCAAAGGACATTATAAGATAGATGATTGGGCAAATGCCCAGGGAACTACTGTCGGAAAGATCTGGGAATTCAATCCCTGGATCAAGATTTACAAAAGAGCTAGAAAAAAATATTCTCCGATTAATGATGTTATTCTTCCTCCGGGAAATTTTACGATCCTTGTTCCAAAAAATGGGAAAAAAAATCTGAACGAACTGGCAGCGATCAAGAGAAAATTCCTCGTTAAAAATGCCGGATATTTCACTCACCATACAGTCAAGAAAGGTGATACACTTTATGATATTGCCAAGAAATATAAGACGACTGTTTACAAAATAAAATCTTTGAACGGATTAAAGTCGAATATCATTCGTCCGGGACAGAAACTTAAACTTTATGGCTCTCTAAAAGATTCTTCAAAGGAATATTATGTTGTCAAAAAAGGAGATACACTCTCCGGTATTGCTCGAAAGTGTAATACTTCCATTTCCAAAATAAAAAGTATAAATGGTTTGAAATCGAGTACGATCTATCCGGGGCAAAAGTTGTATTATTGA